A window from Falco naumanni isolate bFalNau1 chromosome 3, bFalNau1.pat, whole genome shotgun sequence encodes these proteins:
- the EMC1 gene encoding ER membrane protein complex subunit 1 isoform X2: MAAGLWALLLLPLAAAVYEDQVGKFDWRQQYVGKLKFASLEASQGAKKVIVATEKNVVAALNSRSGEILWRHVDKGTPEGAIDAMLIHGQDAITVSNAGRILRSWETNIGGLNWETSLDTGSFQVASLVGLQDTVKYVAVLKKAAISLHYLSNGHQKWVEYLPESESTQYQLLYSHGTGVIHVLGIVPQSHVNILTFSVEDGEITKQSRVAAPWLKSLNGVCSVVGEAVLVCMDMDTHSLYVCSLGMEQEMKQIPLQSLDLEFADGFQPRILATQPSVISASRTQFFLQLSPSHFSLLQYKHGLLSHLRDFQQAALVSFATTGEKTVAAVLTCRSELKPGSSDGLHAGSTLESSRKQESLTCSNQTYNINLYLVETGQRLLDTTITFNLDQGGAKPQQLYVQVFLKKDDSVGYRALVQTEDHMLMFLQQPGKVVWSREESLAEVVSLEMVDLPLTGAQAELEGEFGKKAAIQDGLLGMFLKRLSSQLILLQAWTAHLWKMFYDARKPRSQIKNEINIDNLARDEFNLQKMMVMVTASGKLFGIESSSGTILWKQYLRNVRPGSSFKLMVQRTTAHFPHPPQCTLLVKDKETKMSFLYVFNPIFGKRSQVAPPVLKRPILQTLLLPIMDQDYAKVLLLIDDEYKVTAFPATKNVLRQLEEIAHSIFFYLVDAEQGKLSGFRLKKDLTTEESWEVIIPTEVQRIVTVKGKRSNEHVHSQGRVMGDRSVLYKSLNPNLLAVVTESTDTHHERTFIGIYLIDGVTGRIIHSSVQKKAKGPVHIVHSENWVVYQYWNTKARRNEFTVLELYEGTEQYNATAFSSLDRPILPQVLQQSYIFPSAISAMEATITERGITSRHLLIGLPSGAILSLPKALLDPRRPEIPTEQSREENLIPYSPDVQIHAERFINYNQTISRMRGIYTAPSGLESTCLVVAYGLDIYQTRVYPSKQFDVLKDDYDYVLISSVLFGLVFATMITKRLAQVKLLNRAWR; encoded by the exons ATGGCGGCGGGGCTTTgggcgctgctgctgctaccGCTGGCGGCGGCTGTCTACGAGGACCAAGTGGGCAAGTTCGACTG GAGGCAGCAGTACGTGGGGAAGCTCAAGTTCGCCTCCTTGGAGGCCTCGCAGGGTGCGAAGAAGGTCATCGTGGCCACCGAGAAGAACGTCGTGGCTGCCCTGAACTCCAGGAGTGGCGAAATCT TGTGGCGCCATGTAGACAAGGGAACCCCTGAAGGAGCAATAGATGCAATGCTGATTCATGGACAGG ATGCCATCACTGTGTCCAATGCTGGACGTATCCTGCGTTCTTGGGAGACCAACATTGGAGGGTTGAACTGGGAGACGTCACTGGACACTGGCAG TTTCCAGGTGGCTAGTCTGGTGGGGCTACAGGACACGGTGAAATATGTGGCAGTCCTGAAGAAGGCAGCCATCTCTCTTCACTACCTTTCCAATGGGCACCAAAAATGGGTGGAATACTTACCAGAAAG TGAGAGTACTCAGTACCAGTTGTTGTATTCTCACGGGACTGGAGTGATCCATGTGCTTGGAATTGTTCCCCAGAGCCACGTGAACATTTTAACATTCAGTGTAGAAGATGGAGAAATTACAAAACAG AGCAGAGTAGCGGCCCCGTGGCTGAAGAGCTTAAATGGCGTGTGCAGCGTGGTGGGGGAGGCAGTGCTGGTGTGCATGGACATGGACACACACTCGCTCTATGTTTGCTCCTTGGGGATGGAACAGGAGATGAAGCAGATTCCACTGCAG TCACTTGACCTGGAGTTTGCTGATGGCTTCCAGCCCAGGATATTGGCCACTCAACCCAGTGTAATCAGTGCTTCGCGGACTCAGTTCTTCCTGCAGCTGTCTCCGAGCCACTTCTCTCTGCTGCAGTACAAACACGGGCTGCTCAGCCACCTTCGAGACTTCCAGCAG gcagCTCTGGTGAGTTTTGCAACAACCGGGGAGAAAACTGTGGCTGCTGTCCTGACCTGCAGGAGTGAACTG AAACCTGGAAGTTCTGATGGCCTTCATGCTGGAAGTACTCTGGAGAGTTCCCGGAAGCAG GAATCCTTAACCTGTTCCAATCAAACCTACAATATTAATCTCTACCTGGTGGAAACTGGACAAAGATTGTTGGATACTACAATTACCTTTAACCTGGACCAGGGCGGTGCCAAGCCGCAGCAG CTATACGTCCAAGTTTTCCTGAAGAAGGATGACTCTGTGGGCTATCGAGCCTTGGTGCAAACAGAAGACCACATGCTAATgttcctccagcagccag GAAAAGTAGTATGGAGTAGAGAGGAGTCATTAGCAGAAGTGGTAAGCTTGGAGATGGTGGATCTACCTCTGACAGGTGCACAGGCTGAGCTGGAGGGAGAGTTTGGAAAGAAAGCAG CCATTCAAG ATGGTCTGCTGGGGATGTTTCTGAAGCGGCTGTCCTCCCAGCTTATCCTGCTGCAAGCCTGGACTGCTCATCTGTGGAAAATGTTCTATGATGCCAGGAAACCCCGGAGCCAgattaaaaatgagattaaCATTGACAATTTGGCCAGAGATGAATTCAACCTCCAAAAAATGATGGTGATGGTCACCGCTTCGGGAAAG CTTTTTGGTATTGAAAGCAGTTCTGGCACCATCCTGTGGAAGCAGTATCTCAGAAATGTGAGGCCAGGTTCCTCCTTTAAGCTGATGGTCCAAAGAACAACAGCCCATTTCCCACACCCTCCACAGTGTACCTTGCTTGTTAAGGACAAG gaaACCAAAATGAGCTTTCTGTATGTCTTTAACCCCATCTTTGGGAAGAGAAGTCAAGTGGCTCCCCCTGTTTTGAAGCGTCCAATTCTTCAGACTCTCCTTCTGCCTATTATGGATCAAGACTATGCCAAAGTACTGCTCTTGATTGATGATGAGTACAAG GTTACAGCTTTCCCAGCAACTAAAAATGTCCTTCGCCAGTTAGAAGAAATAGCCCATTCTATCTTTTTTTATCTAGTTGATGCTGAGCAGGGAAAACTCTCTGGATTCAGGCTGAAAAAG GATCTGACAACAGAGGAGAGTTGGGAGGTGATCATACCCACTGAAGTACAGAGGATAGTGACTGTGAAAGGGAAGAGGTCCAACGAGCATGTGCACTCCCAGGGCCGTGTGATGGGAGACCGCAGTGTTCTCTATAAG TCCTTGAATCCAAACCTGCTTGCTGTGGTGACAGAGAGCACAGATACGCATCACGAGCGCACTTTCATTGGAATCTATCTGATTGATGGAGTCACAGGCAGGATCATCCACTCGTCAGTGCAGAAGAAAGCGAAAGGACCTGTCCATATTGTTCATTCAGAGAACTGGGTGGTG TACCAGTACTGGAACACAAAAGCACGTCGGAACGAGTTCACTGTGCTGGAGCTGTATGAGGGAACGGAGCAATATAACGCCACAGCCTTCAGCTCCCTTGACCGCCCGATTTTACCTCAGGTTCTCCAGCAGTCTTATATCTTCCCATCTGCTATCAGTGCCATGGAGGCCACCATCACAGAGCGTGGCATCACCAGCCGTCACTTGCTCA tTGGGCTTCCCTCTGGGGCCATCCTTTCCCTTCCGAAGGCTCTGCTGGATCCTCGCCGCCCAGAGATCCCTACGGAGCAAAGCAG aGAAGAGAACCTGATTCCATACTCCCCTGATGTGCAGATCCATGCCGAGAGGTTTATCAACTACAATCAAACCATATCCCGAATGAGAGGGATTTATACAGCCCCCTCCGGCCTGGAATCTACTTGTTTG GTTGTTGCGTACGGCCTGGATATCTACCAGACCCGAGTGTACCCATCAAAGCAGTTTGATGTCCTGAAAGATGACTATGACTACGTGCTGATAAGCAGTGTCCTCTTCGGGCTGGTTTTTGCCACTATGATCACCAAGAGACTTGCCCAGGTGAAGCTGCTGAACCGTGCCTGGCGGTAG
- the EMC1 gene encoding ER membrane protein complex subunit 1 isoform X1: MAAGLWALLLLPLAAAVYEDQVGKFDWRQQYVGKLKFASLEASQGAKKVIVATEKNVVAALNSRSGEILWRHVDKGTPEGAIDAMLIHGQGKDAITVSNAGRILRSWETNIGGLNWETSLDTGSFQVASLVGLQDTVKYVAVLKKAAISLHYLSNGHQKWVEYLPESESTQYQLLYSHGTGVIHVLGIVPQSHVNILTFSVEDGEITKQSRVAAPWLKSLNGVCSVVGEAVLVCMDMDTHSLYVCSLGMEQEMKQIPLQSLDLEFADGFQPRILATQPSVISASRTQFFLQLSPSHFSLLQYKHGLLSHLRDFQQAALVSFATTGEKTVAAVLTCRSELKPGSSDGLHAGSTLESSRKQESLTCSNQTYNINLYLVETGQRLLDTTITFNLDQGGAKPQQLYVQVFLKKDDSVGYRALVQTEDHMLMFLQQPGKVVWSREESLAEVVSLEMVDLPLTGAQAELEGEFGKKAAIQDGLLGMFLKRLSSQLILLQAWTAHLWKMFYDARKPRSQIKNEINIDNLARDEFNLQKMMVMVTASGKLFGIESSSGTILWKQYLRNVRPGSSFKLMVQRTTAHFPHPPQCTLLVKDKETKMSFLYVFNPIFGKRSQVAPPVLKRPILQTLLLPIMDQDYAKVLLLIDDEYKVTAFPATKNVLRQLEEIAHSIFFYLVDAEQGKLSGFRLKKDLTTEESWEVIIPTEVQRIVTVKGKRSNEHVHSQGRVMGDRSVLYKSLNPNLLAVVTESTDTHHERTFIGIYLIDGVTGRIIHSSVQKKAKGPVHIVHSENWVVYQYWNTKARRNEFTVLELYEGTEQYNATAFSSLDRPILPQVLQQSYIFPSAISAMEATITERGITSRHLLIGLPSGAILSLPKALLDPRRPEIPTEQSREENLIPYSPDVQIHAERFINYNQTISRMRGIYTAPSGLESTCLVVAYGLDIYQTRVYPSKQFDVLKDDYDYVLISSVLFGLVFATMITKRLAQVKLLNRAWR, encoded by the exons ATGGCGGCGGGGCTTTgggcgctgctgctgctaccGCTGGCGGCGGCTGTCTACGAGGACCAAGTGGGCAAGTTCGACTG GAGGCAGCAGTACGTGGGGAAGCTCAAGTTCGCCTCCTTGGAGGCCTCGCAGGGTGCGAAGAAGGTCATCGTGGCCACCGAGAAGAACGTCGTGGCTGCCCTGAACTCCAGGAGTGGCGAAATCT TGTGGCGCCATGTAGACAAGGGAACCCCTGAAGGAGCAATAGATGCAATGCTGATTCATGGACAGGGTAAGG ATGCCATCACTGTGTCCAATGCTGGACGTATCCTGCGTTCTTGGGAGACCAACATTGGAGGGTTGAACTGGGAGACGTCACTGGACACTGGCAG TTTCCAGGTGGCTAGTCTGGTGGGGCTACAGGACACGGTGAAATATGTGGCAGTCCTGAAGAAGGCAGCCATCTCTCTTCACTACCTTTCCAATGGGCACCAAAAATGGGTGGAATACTTACCAGAAAG TGAGAGTACTCAGTACCAGTTGTTGTATTCTCACGGGACTGGAGTGATCCATGTGCTTGGAATTGTTCCCCAGAGCCACGTGAACATTTTAACATTCAGTGTAGAAGATGGAGAAATTACAAAACAG AGCAGAGTAGCGGCCCCGTGGCTGAAGAGCTTAAATGGCGTGTGCAGCGTGGTGGGGGAGGCAGTGCTGGTGTGCATGGACATGGACACACACTCGCTCTATGTTTGCTCCTTGGGGATGGAACAGGAGATGAAGCAGATTCCACTGCAG TCACTTGACCTGGAGTTTGCTGATGGCTTCCAGCCCAGGATATTGGCCACTCAACCCAGTGTAATCAGTGCTTCGCGGACTCAGTTCTTCCTGCAGCTGTCTCCGAGCCACTTCTCTCTGCTGCAGTACAAACACGGGCTGCTCAGCCACCTTCGAGACTTCCAGCAG gcagCTCTGGTGAGTTTTGCAACAACCGGGGAGAAAACTGTGGCTGCTGTCCTGACCTGCAGGAGTGAACTG AAACCTGGAAGTTCTGATGGCCTTCATGCTGGAAGTACTCTGGAGAGTTCCCGGAAGCAG GAATCCTTAACCTGTTCCAATCAAACCTACAATATTAATCTCTACCTGGTGGAAACTGGACAAAGATTGTTGGATACTACAATTACCTTTAACCTGGACCAGGGCGGTGCCAAGCCGCAGCAG CTATACGTCCAAGTTTTCCTGAAGAAGGATGACTCTGTGGGCTATCGAGCCTTGGTGCAAACAGAAGACCACATGCTAATgttcctccagcagccag GAAAAGTAGTATGGAGTAGAGAGGAGTCATTAGCAGAAGTGGTAAGCTTGGAGATGGTGGATCTACCTCTGACAGGTGCACAGGCTGAGCTGGAGGGAGAGTTTGGAAAGAAAGCAG CCATTCAAG ATGGTCTGCTGGGGATGTTTCTGAAGCGGCTGTCCTCCCAGCTTATCCTGCTGCAAGCCTGGACTGCTCATCTGTGGAAAATGTTCTATGATGCCAGGAAACCCCGGAGCCAgattaaaaatgagattaaCATTGACAATTTGGCCAGAGATGAATTCAACCTCCAAAAAATGATGGTGATGGTCACCGCTTCGGGAAAG CTTTTTGGTATTGAAAGCAGTTCTGGCACCATCCTGTGGAAGCAGTATCTCAGAAATGTGAGGCCAGGTTCCTCCTTTAAGCTGATGGTCCAAAGAACAACAGCCCATTTCCCACACCCTCCACAGTGTACCTTGCTTGTTAAGGACAAG gaaACCAAAATGAGCTTTCTGTATGTCTTTAACCCCATCTTTGGGAAGAGAAGTCAAGTGGCTCCCCCTGTTTTGAAGCGTCCAATTCTTCAGACTCTCCTTCTGCCTATTATGGATCAAGACTATGCCAAAGTACTGCTCTTGATTGATGATGAGTACAAG GTTACAGCTTTCCCAGCAACTAAAAATGTCCTTCGCCAGTTAGAAGAAATAGCCCATTCTATCTTTTTTTATCTAGTTGATGCTGAGCAGGGAAAACTCTCTGGATTCAGGCTGAAAAAG GATCTGACAACAGAGGAGAGTTGGGAGGTGATCATACCCACTGAAGTACAGAGGATAGTGACTGTGAAAGGGAAGAGGTCCAACGAGCATGTGCACTCCCAGGGCCGTGTGATGGGAGACCGCAGTGTTCTCTATAAG TCCTTGAATCCAAACCTGCTTGCTGTGGTGACAGAGAGCACAGATACGCATCACGAGCGCACTTTCATTGGAATCTATCTGATTGATGGAGTCACAGGCAGGATCATCCACTCGTCAGTGCAGAAGAAAGCGAAAGGACCTGTCCATATTGTTCATTCAGAGAACTGGGTGGTG TACCAGTACTGGAACACAAAAGCACGTCGGAACGAGTTCACTGTGCTGGAGCTGTATGAGGGAACGGAGCAATATAACGCCACAGCCTTCAGCTCCCTTGACCGCCCGATTTTACCTCAGGTTCTCCAGCAGTCTTATATCTTCCCATCTGCTATCAGTGCCATGGAGGCCACCATCACAGAGCGTGGCATCACCAGCCGTCACTTGCTCA tTGGGCTTCCCTCTGGGGCCATCCTTTCCCTTCCGAAGGCTCTGCTGGATCCTCGCCGCCCAGAGATCCCTACGGAGCAAAGCAG aGAAGAGAACCTGATTCCATACTCCCCTGATGTGCAGATCCATGCCGAGAGGTTTATCAACTACAATCAAACCATATCCCGAATGAGAGGGATTTATACAGCCCCCTCCGGCCTGGAATCTACTTGTTTG GTTGTTGCGTACGGCCTGGATATCTACCAGACCCGAGTGTACCCATCAAAGCAGTTTGATGTCCTGAAAGATGACTATGACTACGTGCTGATAAGCAGTGTCCTCTTCGGGCTGGTTTTTGCCACTATGATCACCAAGAGACTTGCCCAGGTGAAGCTGCTGAACCGTGCCTGGCGGTAG
- the EMC1 gene encoding ER membrane protein complex subunit 1 isoform X3 yields MAAGLWALLLLPLAAAVYEDQVGKFDWRQQYVGKLKFASLEASQGAKKVIVATEKNVVAALNSRSGEILWRHVDKGTPEGAIDAMLIHGQGKDAITVSNAGRILRSWETNIGGLNWETSLDTGSFQVASLVGLQDTVKYVAVLKKAAISLHYLSNGHQKWVEYLPESESTQYQLLYSHGTGVIHVLGIVPQSHVNILTFSVEDGEITKQSRVAAPWLKSLNGVCSVVGEAVLVCMDMDTHSLYVCSLGMEQEMKQIPLQSLDLEFADGFQPRILATQPSVISASRTQFFLQLSPSHFSLLQYKHGLLSHLRDFQQAALVSFATTGEKTVAAVLTCRSELKPGSSDGLHAGSTLESSRKQESLTCSNQTYNINLYLVETGQRLLDTTITFNLDQGGAKPQQLYVQVFLKKDDSVGYRALVQTEDHMLMFLQQPGKVVWSREESLAEVVSLEMVDLPLTGAQAELEGEFGKKADGLLGMFLKRLSSQLILLQAWTAHLWKMFYDARKPRSQIKNEINIDNLARDEFNLQKMMVMVTASGKLFGIESSSGTILWKQYLRNVRPGSSFKLMVQRTTAHFPHPPQCTLLVKDKETKMSFLYVFNPIFGKRSQVAPPVLKRPILQTLLLPIMDQDYAKVLLLIDDEYKVTAFPATKNVLRQLEEIAHSIFFYLVDAEQGKLSGFRLKKDLTTEESWEVIIPTEVQRIVTVKGKRSNEHVHSQGRVMGDRSVLYKSLNPNLLAVVTESTDTHHERTFIGIYLIDGVTGRIIHSSVQKKAKGPVHIVHSENWVVYQYWNTKARRNEFTVLELYEGTEQYNATAFSSLDRPILPQVLQQSYIFPSAISAMEATITERGITSRHLLIGLPSGAILSLPKALLDPRRPEIPTEQSREENLIPYSPDVQIHAERFINYNQTISRMRGIYTAPSGLESTCLVVAYGLDIYQTRVYPSKQFDVLKDDYDYVLISSVLFGLVFATMITKRLAQVKLLNRAWR; encoded by the exons ATGGCGGCGGGGCTTTgggcgctgctgctgctaccGCTGGCGGCGGCTGTCTACGAGGACCAAGTGGGCAAGTTCGACTG GAGGCAGCAGTACGTGGGGAAGCTCAAGTTCGCCTCCTTGGAGGCCTCGCAGGGTGCGAAGAAGGTCATCGTGGCCACCGAGAAGAACGTCGTGGCTGCCCTGAACTCCAGGAGTGGCGAAATCT TGTGGCGCCATGTAGACAAGGGAACCCCTGAAGGAGCAATAGATGCAATGCTGATTCATGGACAGGGTAAGG ATGCCATCACTGTGTCCAATGCTGGACGTATCCTGCGTTCTTGGGAGACCAACATTGGAGGGTTGAACTGGGAGACGTCACTGGACACTGGCAG TTTCCAGGTGGCTAGTCTGGTGGGGCTACAGGACACGGTGAAATATGTGGCAGTCCTGAAGAAGGCAGCCATCTCTCTTCACTACCTTTCCAATGGGCACCAAAAATGGGTGGAATACTTACCAGAAAG TGAGAGTACTCAGTACCAGTTGTTGTATTCTCACGGGACTGGAGTGATCCATGTGCTTGGAATTGTTCCCCAGAGCCACGTGAACATTTTAACATTCAGTGTAGAAGATGGAGAAATTACAAAACAG AGCAGAGTAGCGGCCCCGTGGCTGAAGAGCTTAAATGGCGTGTGCAGCGTGGTGGGGGAGGCAGTGCTGGTGTGCATGGACATGGACACACACTCGCTCTATGTTTGCTCCTTGGGGATGGAACAGGAGATGAAGCAGATTCCACTGCAG TCACTTGACCTGGAGTTTGCTGATGGCTTCCAGCCCAGGATATTGGCCACTCAACCCAGTGTAATCAGTGCTTCGCGGACTCAGTTCTTCCTGCAGCTGTCTCCGAGCCACTTCTCTCTGCTGCAGTACAAACACGGGCTGCTCAGCCACCTTCGAGACTTCCAGCAG gcagCTCTGGTGAGTTTTGCAACAACCGGGGAGAAAACTGTGGCTGCTGTCCTGACCTGCAGGAGTGAACTG AAACCTGGAAGTTCTGATGGCCTTCATGCTGGAAGTACTCTGGAGAGTTCCCGGAAGCAG GAATCCTTAACCTGTTCCAATCAAACCTACAATATTAATCTCTACCTGGTGGAAACTGGACAAAGATTGTTGGATACTACAATTACCTTTAACCTGGACCAGGGCGGTGCCAAGCCGCAGCAG CTATACGTCCAAGTTTTCCTGAAGAAGGATGACTCTGTGGGCTATCGAGCCTTGGTGCAAACAGAAGACCACATGCTAATgttcctccagcagccag GAAAAGTAGTATGGAGTAGAGAGGAGTCATTAGCAGAAGTGGTAAGCTTGGAGATGGTGGATCTACCTCTGACAGGTGCACAGGCTGAGCTGGAGGGAGAGTTTGGAAAGAAAGCAG ATGGTCTGCTGGGGATGTTTCTGAAGCGGCTGTCCTCCCAGCTTATCCTGCTGCAAGCCTGGACTGCTCATCTGTGGAAAATGTTCTATGATGCCAGGAAACCCCGGAGCCAgattaaaaatgagattaaCATTGACAATTTGGCCAGAGATGAATTCAACCTCCAAAAAATGATGGTGATGGTCACCGCTTCGGGAAAG CTTTTTGGTATTGAAAGCAGTTCTGGCACCATCCTGTGGAAGCAGTATCTCAGAAATGTGAGGCCAGGTTCCTCCTTTAAGCTGATGGTCCAAAGAACAACAGCCCATTTCCCACACCCTCCACAGTGTACCTTGCTTGTTAAGGACAAG gaaACCAAAATGAGCTTTCTGTATGTCTTTAACCCCATCTTTGGGAAGAGAAGTCAAGTGGCTCCCCCTGTTTTGAAGCGTCCAATTCTTCAGACTCTCCTTCTGCCTATTATGGATCAAGACTATGCCAAAGTACTGCTCTTGATTGATGATGAGTACAAG GTTACAGCTTTCCCAGCAACTAAAAATGTCCTTCGCCAGTTAGAAGAAATAGCCCATTCTATCTTTTTTTATCTAGTTGATGCTGAGCAGGGAAAACTCTCTGGATTCAGGCTGAAAAAG GATCTGACAACAGAGGAGAGTTGGGAGGTGATCATACCCACTGAAGTACAGAGGATAGTGACTGTGAAAGGGAAGAGGTCCAACGAGCATGTGCACTCCCAGGGCCGTGTGATGGGAGACCGCAGTGTTCTCTATAAG TCCTTGAATCCAAACCTGCTTGCTGTGGTGACAGAGAGCACAGATACGCATCACGAGCGCACTTTCATTGGAATCTATCTGATTGATGGAGTCACAGGCAGGATCATCCACTCGTCAGTGCAGAAGAAAGCGAAAGGACCTGTCCATATTGTTCATTCAGAGAACTGGGTGGTG TACCAGTACTGGAACACAAAAGCACGTCGGAACGAGTTCACTGTGCTGGAGCTGTATGAGGGAACGGAGCAATATAACGCCACAGCCTTCAGCTCCCTTGACCGCCCGATTTTACCTCAGGTTCTCCAGCAGTCTTATATCTTCCCATCTGCTATCAGTGCCATGGAGGCCACCATCACAGAGCGTGGCATCACCAGCCGTCACTTGCTCA tTGGGCTTCCCTCTGGGGCCATCCTTTCCCTTCCGAAGGCTCTGCTGGATCCTCGCCGCCCAGAGATCCCTACGGAGCAAAGCAG aGAAGAGAACCTGATTCCATACTCCCCTGATGTGCAGATCCATGCCGAGAGGTTTATCAACTACAATCAAACCATATCCCGAATGAGAGGGATTTATACAGCCCCCTCCGGCCTGGAATCTACTTGTTTG GTTGTTGCGTACGGCCTGGATATCTACCAGACCCGAGTGTACCCATCAAAGCAGTTTGATGTCCTGAAAGATGACTATGACTACGTGCTGATAAGCAGTGTCCTCTTCGGGCTGGTTTTTGCCACTATGATCACCAAGAGACTTGCCCAGGTGAAGCTGCTGAACCGTGCCTGGCGGTAG